GCTGTTCGCCGGCCTCGATATCCCGCTGAGCCGGCAGACGCAGAGTCAGTGGCTGCTAAAGTTGGCCGAGCGGCTGAAACCGCTGCGAGCGCTGATGCAGGCCGCACTGCTGTCGCAGGAAGTTATTTTCGCGGATGAAACGCCGTTGAACGTACTGAGTCAGGAAAATGGCCAGAGTTACATGTGGCTGTACGGTACCGGCCGCGATGTACGCAATGCGGAAGATACCACGCCGCACCTGGTGCTCTATGATTATCAGGACTCGCGCAGCGGTCGCTGCGCGGCGGAGTTCCTGAGGGGATACCGCGGCTATCTGCAGGTTGACGGCTACGCGGGCTACCACAGCACGGAGGCGACGCTGGTCGGGTGCATGGCGCATGCTCGTCGCAAGTTCGAAGAAGCGCAGGGGGCCCAGCTGAACGCGAAGGTGGGCAAGGCAGTGTGGGCGCTGTCGCATATCCAGAAGCTGTACCGGATAGAGAAAGCCTGTCAGGGCAAGCCGCCGGAGGAAGTTTACCGACGACGGCAGGGCGAATCGAAGCCGCTGATGGAGGAGTTCGCCCGCTGGCTGGCGAAAACCGAGGTGCTGCCGAAGGGTTATCTGGGCAAGGCGATCGGTTACTGCCAGAAGCAGTGGCCAAAGCTGATGCGCTACCTGGAAGACGGACGTCTGGGCATCGACAATAACCGAGCAGAGCGTGCGGTCAAGCCGTTCGTCATCGGGCGCAAGAACTGGCTCTTTACCCATACGGAAGCGGGCGCGCACGCCAGCGCGCTGCTGTACAGCCTGGTGGAAAGCGCGCGAATCAACGGGTTGAACCCGTATGACTATCTTCATGCTGTGCTGACGGAGCTAAAATCGCCGGAGGAGAAGATCGACTGGGACGCGCTCCTGCCCTGGAAAATCACCCTACCTTAAACCCCGCAGTTGATCACTGTGGGGATTTAACGACGCTTACGATTAACAAAGCCGTCTTCCTTGCTCTGGGCATTAATACAGAAGGCCAGAAAGAACTGCTGGGCATGTGGCTGGCAGAAAATGAAGGGGCGAAGTTCTGGCTCAGTGTGCTGACAGAGCTTAAAAACCGGGGGCTTCAGGATATCCTGATTGCCTGCGTGGACGGACTGAAGGGCTTCCCGGATGCGATAAACAGCGTGTATCCGCAGACTCACATCCAGCTGTGCATCATTCATATGGTGCGCAACAGCCTGAAATACGTCTCGTGGAAGGATTACAAAGCCGTCACCGGCGGGCTGAAAACGGTATATCAGGCTCCGACAGAAGAGGCGGCGCTGATGGCACTGGATAACTTCGCGGTTGCCTGGGACGACAAATACCCGCAAATCAGCAAAAGCTGGCGTGCACACTGGGAAAATCTCAATACGTTCTTCGGCTATCCACCCGATATCCGCAAGGCCATCTACACAACGAATGCCATCGAGTCACTAAACAGCGTGATCCGCGCAGCCATCAAGAAGCGCAAGGTGTTCCCGACAGACGACTCGGTACGAAAAGTTATTTATCTGGCGATCAAGGATGCGTCGAAAAAATGGAGTATGCCGATCCAGAACTGGCGGCTGGCGATGAGCCGTTTTATTATCGAGTTCGGTGACCGCCTGAGCGATCACCTTTAATACGGTGGCAGTTACACAGAATTATTTACAGGGTCTTATTTAAACGACAACTACCAGTCAGCAAATTTCTGGTTTAATAAAATTAAAACCGACACCAGTGAAGACTCTCATAATAAACGCCAAGAAATATTTATTCCTCATACTGAGGCTCAATGGTTTTTTGATTCATGGTATGCAACATCTTCTGCCATAGTTTATAAAGAAAGTCGTGATAAATACTATCTAAATGAAGCCATTCAATTTATGAACAGATCTCTTTCACAAATCACTAATAAAGGTATGACAGGCGCGGATGGAAAACCTTTACCAGCCATGGCTTTACCGGAAAGTATCAATTTCTTGCATTATTCCGGAAAAGTGCAACCCGCTCCGAGCCCTATTATTCCATTGAACTGTTCCAAAGCATCTATGACGCTCATGTTCAATCATCTGGGTACAGTGCTACAGGATAAAGTTAACACATTATAATATAATTACTCCCCCCAACCAGCAAGTCTCAAACCCTCTATGTTGAGGAGGGTTTCGCTTTATCTATGCTTTATATAATTTATTTTTTAACGAGGAATAATATGAGCAGTGCTGTGATTATGATCATAATCTATTTATCAGGGGGGTTAATGACCTCTATTTTTATTTACTTTATCTCACAGGAACAGCGCTACTATAGAATACTGGGCTCTGTATTAACTGGCTTAACATGGTCCTTGAGTCTGATACCTGCACTTTTATTTTCCATACTTTGAACCGTTGTTATTTATCTGATTAGGGTAAGTATTCCGGGTAATGTCTCCAATTGGTTAAACTTGATGTATAATGTTCACTGGTGAGGTTTTCTCATGTCCAGCGTTAATGTTCATTGTCCTCGTTGTCAGTCCACTCAGGTTTACCGCCATGGTCAGACCCTAAAGACCATGACAGATTTCGTTGTCGTGACTGCCATCGCGTATTTCTGCTCACTTACACCTACGAAGCCTGTAAGCCGGGTGTCAAGGAGCAGATCAACGAAATGGCTTTCAACGGTCCCGGAGTTCATGATACCGCAAGGACGCTGAAAATCGGCATTAACACTGTCATTCGCACGTTAAAAAACTCGCCCCACGACGAATAACACCCTCTCAGGTCGCTCATGCTGACGTGACGCTTATCGGCAAACTCGACGAACAATGGAGTTTTGTCGGCAACAAAGCTCATCAGCATTGGTAGTGGTACGCGTACAATACCAAATCAGGTGGAATACTGGCCTATACGTTCGGTCCGCGTACTGATAAAACCTTCCGTAAACTGCTGGTTCTGCTTGTCCCCCTTTAATATCGAGATGATAACCCGCTATGCCAGAGAAATACCGAAGGCTAAACATCCGACTGGAAAAATATTCACTTAGCGTATTGAACGCAATAACCTGACATTAATAACCCGTATTAAACGTCTGGTCCGAAAAACAATCTACTTCGCAAGTTCGATTGAGTTGTATGAAAAAGTCATTGGTGCATTCGTTGAAAAATATATGTTCTACTAATTGGAGTCATTACCGTTTTCCGCCGGTCACCCTGATATCTTTCATTGTAGTTAAATTAACACTCAGCACCTACCACTTTATTATTTATTACTGGACTTAAGAAATCCCACCATTAAAACCTTATGATTTTTTATTAAAATTAATGTATAAATGGTTTATATTAATGTGAAATTTTATATTATGGGAAATGAAACATAAAAAAGCCAAAACAATCAAGGTAATATATATCCTGATAAAAAGTAATATATCAGGTAAATATTTAAAACTCACCCTATCTGTTCTCAAATTTCATCTATACCATTACTAACCCAATGTCAAAATTTTCATTCCGCCCCTACTTACTTATCTCATTAGTAATAATGATAACACGCGACTCTTAAGTTTAAGACTTATCTTAATCAATATTTTACATATGTTGTTGCATTTTTCTATGCTGGATATTGCACCATCTGTTCTTCGAAAACTTTTTTCCTGCACTTGGAAATGGTAAAGTCATGACCATAATTGATCGTATAGATCTGTTGTCGGGGAACTTGCAGTACAAGCCACCGAGTCAGCCCAGTGACACAGGAGATTATTAGCAATGTTTTTGGGAATGTTTCAACTTAATGATAATGATAATGATAATGATAAAGCTAGATTTGACCACTTACTGATGGTTGCAAAAGTTCTACCTAAAAAAGCCCTTCCCGAACTGCTCCGAGCGATTGTACAACCGGAACAAAATGACTTTATTTTGACGGTGAATCAAGAGGATGTGCAAGCTCGTAGAGATGAAAGTTTTTTCTTTTTTGATGGTATCCAGCAGAAAATAGATATCGAACGAATGCAACAGCAAGAAAAAAACAAAAATGATTATCCACTCTCTTTAGCAACAGATATGGTACTTCCTTGGACCTGGAGTCTGAGGCGGTATATTGATAACCAGTCAACATTGAAAAATCAAAAAACTGAATCGTGGACATATGATCACCTAAATCATGATGTAACCCTTTGGTTACCGTGGGAGATTGGTTTTGTTAAAAGCAGAGATAACGCTATAACGGACAACATTGTATCCAAAAAGCGAGTTTTAATACCTGACCGCGTTTATGACATGTCTTTTCTCTTCGAAACTATAAAATCTGATGGTATTTACTGGTATGTCAATGGCAAAAAAGAGGAGAAAGTCAGTTCCTACCGCAGTGCTGCCTTTTTTGAAATTGGACGACTTATAGAACAATCATAAGAGAAGCACGGCTCCTTACGGAATATAAACAGCGTGTTCATGAAGTAAGTAAAAATACATAAAAATCAAGCTCATCAGGATGTTGCTCAATAGTAAGATGGCACTGTTCGATGAGCGCAATTATACCTGCGATGTCACCAGTGGCACGTATCGTTAATGGTTTAATCAGCACACCATTATCATTGAATGAAGAACGGAGTTCAGCTTTTGGGGTATATATCGCGTTGGCAGCTGATGAGGCGTGCCAGTGAGCACTCCATTCACGCTGTGATAGTAAAAAATTCTGCCAACCCATCGTTTTTAGTGTTTCAATAAAATAAGTAAAGCGAAACAACAAACTTTGAGCTGCAAGATCACCCATGCTAGAGCGATAAATGAACTCAATTTTACGGTGTAAATTAGCACTAAAACCGTACTTTTTTCCTTGTGCCAATAGCCAGGTTATATCGGAAACAATCGTTTTTGAAAACAAGTGACGTTTTTGTGCGAAGTGAAGCCATTGCATGATGAAAAGATGTCGCTCTAGGTCGGATAATGCTTTGCCCGGCTTTGTCGCATTAGTGACATGAAGTTGGCCAAAGTTGCGTTGTCGGTTATTTAGGCAGCCAGCAAATAGAATTGTTCCGCGAGTGACAATCCCTCACTTTGCGGATGTTGATATTGCCCTTTTCGTATCATGTTGCTCAGTTCGATGCCGGCCAGGATCGTTTGTGCCCGCCGAAACGATTTGAATCCCAGCATCGGTCGACTCCGACGTTTGATATTTCGGTGATCTTGCTCAATCAGGTTGTTCAGGTACTTACTTTGCCTGACGGTAATCGCTTCCTCATCGGGTTTGTCGGCGTTGAGCGTGGCCAAAGCTGCGGTGTTAGCCCCACTTTTATCGATAGTGACAACCTCGGGTTCGCCGTGATGGCGAATAGCCTTGCGAAAGAAGCGTAATGCGGCTGCAGAGTCCCGTTTGGCGGTCAGCAAAAAGTCGATGGTGTGACCTGCTGTATCGACCGCCCGATACAGATACTTCCACTGGCCTTTGATTTTGATGTAGGTTTCATCCATGCGCCACCGCCGACCTACTGTGTGCTTGTGTCGGCGAAAAACCTTATCTAACAACGGTACCAAGCGGATAACCCAACGATGCAGAGTGGAGTGGTCAACAAGAATACCGCGCTCTGCCATCATCTCTTCGAGGTTACGCAGGCTCAGGGCATAAGCGAGATACCAGCGAACACACTGAGCGATAACATCAGTGGGGTAATGCAGGCGACGGAAGGCTTTTCGGATGAGAGACATGGGCAGGCAACATCGTAAAAAAACAGCATGTTACCTGACGACGCCTTAATGCGACAGAACCATTAAAATTGTGTAATTGCCTGTTTTTGGTATGTTCACTCCAGTAACGGAGACAGGCAAATTATGGACGAAAAGAAACTCAAGGCCTTCGCGGCTGAACTGGCTAAAGGCCTTAAAACCGAAGCCGACCTCAATGCATTTTCCCGCATGCTGACGAAGTTAACCGTCGAAACGGCGCTCAATGCCGAGCTGACTGACCATCTGGGGCATGAGAAAAATGCCCCGAAAGCAGGCTCGAATACCCGCAACGGCTATTCATCCAAAACGTTGTTGTTCGACGACGGTGAAATCGAACTGAACACGCCTCGCGACCGAGAAAACACCTTCAGGTCTTCCGCAACTTGGGTGGTTCAGATCATGCAAGGGAACTCATCACTCGCCGTCTCAGCAGCTCGAACCCGGCACGACCATACATTTGGCGTTTCAACATCTTCAGTCGGTTTAC
This window of the Yersinia enterocolitica genome carries:
- a CDS encoding IS66 family transposase, translating into MCDCCNQPMHVMREEVREELELIPAHVRVTRYIREKYGCRCCEQHGTVGSVKVAPPVLALFPKSYATPSLVAQIIINKFQFALPLYRQETLFAGLDIPLSRQTQSQWLLKLAERLKPLRALMQAALLSQEVIFADETPLNVLSQENGQSYMWLYGTGRDVRNAEDTTPHLVLYDYQDSRSGRCAAEFLRGYRGYLQVDGYAGYHSTEATLVGCMAHARRKFEEAQGAQLNAKVGKAVWALSHIQKLYRIEKACQGKPPEEVYRRRQGESKPLMEEFARWLAKTEVLPKGYLGKAIGYCQKQWPKLMRYLEDGRLGIDNNRAERAVKPFVIGRKNWLFTHTEAGAHASALLYSLVESARINGLNPYDYLHAVLTELKSPEEKIDWDALLPWKITLP
- a CDS encoding GhoT/OrtT family toxin encodes the protein MLYIIYFLTRNNMSSAVIMIIIYLSGGLMTSIFIYFISQEQRYYRILGSVLTGLTWSLSLIPALLFSIL
- a CDS encoding DUF2913 domain-containing protein: MVTRGTILFAGCLNNRQRNFGQLHVTNATKPGKALSDLERHLFIMQWLHFAQKRHLFSKTIVSDITWLLAQGKKYGFSANLHRKIEFIYRSSMGDLAAQSLLFRFTYFIETLKTMGWQNFLLSQREWSAHWHASSAANAIYTPKAELRSSFNDNGVLIKPLTIRATGDIAGIIALIEQCHLTIEQHPDELDFYVFLLTS
- a CDS encoding DDE domain-containing protein, translating into MSLIRKAFRRLHYPTDVIAQCVRWYLAYALSLRNLEEMMAERGILVDHSTLHRWVIRLVPLLDKVFRRHKHTVGRRWRMDETYIKIKGQWKYLYRAVDTAGHTIDFLLTAKRDSAAALRFFRKAIRHHGEPEVVTIDKSGANTAALATLNADKPDEEAITVRQSKYLNNLIEQDHRNIKRRSRPMLGFKSFRRAQTILAGIELSNMIRKGQYQHPQSEGLSLAEQFYLLAA